One Candidatus Brocadiaceae bacterium genomic window carries:
- a CDS encoding peptide chain release factor 2, giving the protein MATREAELKDAEERMRAPDFWADQEAAQKVIRRVKFIRGLTDPVRELELALDDLSVLADLAEEEDDEATLREVEARAAELAENLDRLEFKSMMGDREDLNGAFLSVHAGAGGTESCDWAQMLLRMYLRWAEREGYKAEQIDLHPGEEAGIRSATIRVIGDWAFGYLKGEIGVHRLVRISPFDASARRHTSFAAVDVAPDLDDDIDVELNDADIEMEFARSSGPGGQHVNKTSSAVRLTHIPTGIVVFCQNERSQHKNRATARKLLQAKLFQHEKQKREKEMERLYDEKGDIAWGNQIRSYVLQPYQMVKDTRTDHKTGNPEAVLDGDLMPFMDAYLRYRMAQQTRTADGE; this is encoded by the coding sequence CTGGCGACCAGGGAAGCCGAACTGAAGGACGCCGAGGAGCGGATGAGGGCGCCGGACTTCTGGGCCGACCAGGAAGCGGCCCAGAAGGTGATCCGGCGCGTCAAGTTCATCCGGGGACTGACCGACCCCGTGCGCGAACTCGAGCTTGCGCTCGACGACCTGAGCGTGCTGGCCGATCTGGCCGAAGAGGAAGACGACGAAGCCACCCTGCGGGAGGTCGAGGCGCGGGCGGCCGAACTGGCCGAGAACCTCGACCGGCTCGAGTTCAAGAGCATGATGGGCGATCGCGAGGACCTCAACGGCGCCTTCCTGAGCGTGCATGCCGGCGCCGGCGGCACCGAGAGCTGCGACTGGGCCCAGATGCTCCTGCGCATGTACCTGCGCTGGGCCGAACGCGAGGGCTACAAGGCCGAGCAGATCGACCTGCATCCGGGCGAGGAGGCGGGCATCCGCAGCGCGACGATCCGGGTCATCGGCGACTGGGCGTTCGGCTACCTGAAGGGCGAGATCGGCGTGCACCGGCTGGTGCGCATCTCGCCGTTCGACGCCAGTGCGCGGCGGCACACGTCCTTTGCAGCGGTGGACGTGGCGCCCGACCTGGACGACGACATCGACGTCGAACTCAACGACGCCGACATCGAGATGGAGTTCGCCCGTTCGAGCGGGCCGGGCGGCCAGCACGTCAACAAGACGTCGTCGGCCGTGCGGCTCACGCACATCCCGACCGGGATCGTCGTCTTCTGCCAGAACGAACGGTCCCAGCACAAGAACCGTGCCACGGCCCGCAAGCTCCTGCAGGCCAAGCTGTTCCAGCACGAGAAGCAGAAGCGCGAGAAGGAGATGGAGCGCCTCTACGACGAGAAGGGCGACATCGCCTGGGGCAACCAGATCCGCTCCTACGTGCTCCAGCCCTACCAGATGGTCAAGGACACGCGCACGGACCACAAGACCGGCAATCCCGAGGCCGTACTGGACGGGGACCTGATGCCGTTCATGGACGCCTACCTGCGTTACCGCATGGCGCAGCAGACCCGGACGGCGGACGGCGAGTAG
- the dnaJ gene encoding molecular chaperone DnaJ, with the protein MPEKDYYDVLGVSPDASHEDIRKAYRRLAKEHHPDRQKGSKAAEERFKEITGAYSVLGDPKKRAQYDQLRQAGMHGGAFGGFEEMFGGAQGAGRGRAGGVEFEGFGGLGDLFSRIFGGGRSHAETAPPQRGNDVVSTISVPFETAAQGGKMSVRIPRQVECAACRGTGAAPGSRVDTCPQCRGSGQILTGQGAFSVSRPCPACFGRGKIVQQPCGQCRGAGVYEKQSTVEVKIPAGIEDGRQIRLAGLGEPGTAHGRAGDLLLEVRVQPHKKFTRKGRDLYSGLALDMVDAALGTEVDVRTMHGLVALKVPPGVQPGQKMRIPGHGLRTSDGREGDHYVELQVRIPKELTEEQRKLLERLRRTPSPARS; encoded by the coding sequence ATGCCCGAAAAGGACTACTACGACGTATTGGGCGTGTCGCCGGATGCCTCGCACGAGGACATCCGCAAGGCATATCGGCGGCTGGCCAAGGAGCACCATCCCGACCGCCAGAAGGGGAGCAAGGCGGCCGAGGAGCGGTTCAAGGAGATCACCGGCGCCTACAGCGTGCTCGGGGACCCGAAGAAGCGCGCCCAGTATGACCAACTGCGCCAGGCGGGGATGCACGGGGGGGCGTTCGGCGGGTTCGAGGAGATGTTCGGCGGGGCGCAGGGGGCCGGCCGCGGCCGGGCCGGTGGGGTCGAGTTCGAGGGTTTCGGAGGTCTCGGCGACCTGTTCAGCCGCATCTTCGGCGGCGGGCGGAGCCACGCGGAGACGGCGCCTCCCCAGCGCGGCAACGACGTGGTCAGCACCATATCGGTGCCGTTCGAGACGGCCGCGCAGGGCGGCAAGATGTCGGTGCGGATACCGCGGCAGGTGGAGTGCGCCGCGTGCAGGGGCACGGGGGCCGCGCCAGGCAGTCGTGTGGACACGTGCCCGCAGTGCCGCGGCAGCGGGCAGATTCTGACGGGGCAGGGGGCCTTCAGCGTGTCGCGGCCCTGTCCGGCCTGTTTCGGGCGCGGCAAGATCGTCCAGCAGCCGTGCGGGCAGTGCCGGGGCGCCGGAGTCTACGAGAAGCAGAGCACCGTGGAGGTGAAGATACCGGCCGGCATCGAGGACGGCCGGCAGATTCGGCTGGCCGGCCTCGGCGAGCCGGGCACGGCCCATGGCCGGGCGGGGGACCTGCTGCTGGAGGTGCGCGTGCAGCCCCACAAGAAGTTCACGCGCAAGGGACGCGACCTGTACAGCGGGCTGGCCCTGGACATGGTGGACGCCGCACTGGGCACCGAGGTCGACGTGCGCACGATGCACGGGCTGGTCGCCCTGAAGGTGCCGCCGGGCGTGCAGCCGGGGCAGAAGATGCGGATTCCCGGGCACGGCCTGCGCACCTCGGACGGCCGCGAGGGCGACCACTACGTCGAGCTGCAGGTGCGCATTCCGAAGGAGCTGACAGAGGAACAGAGGAAGCTGCTTGAGAGGCTGCGCCGTACGCCGAGCCCGGCACGGT
- a CDS encoding Trk family potassium uptake protein — MKSALTEKGRMLLALAFRRGAPRAAVSSFALVILLGAIVLTLPISSRSRGWTGPADALFTATSAVCVTGLLVKSTPEHWSLFGQLAILAMIQVGGLGIMTMGAVLYRTFQRRVSMRVEVVLEDIVETGGADSIWELLRFMCLLTAVVELLGAVVLYVSWRNAFHGSALCVYHSVFHSISAFCNAGFSLNDDSLVRFGDSTGVNLTVCGLIVVGGLGFPVVRDLLRAARWRLFSRRGRRVHLSTHSKLALTMTGILLVTGFVAVFLLEFGGTMAGVSVKSRILMSGFQSVTARTAGFNTVDITRLAPAMAFVLMALMYIGGSPSGTAGGIKTTTLGVMIASIVATLRGRSTAEVFHHSVPAEVVHRVASIILLSMALVSGSIFLLLITEDASFLEVAFDSVSAFGTVGLSAGLTGPDAHITTGGKLIITLLMFAGRLGPITLVLSMAQRKDRATYRYPEGQILVG; from the coding sequence ATGAAGAGCGCCTTGACTGAGAAGGGCCGGATGCTGCTTGCCCTGGCGTTCCGCCGGGGTGCGCCGCGGGCGGCCGTGAGCAGCTTCGCGCTGGTCATCCTGCTGGGTGCCATCGTGCTCACGCTGCCCATCAGCAGCCGGTCGCGGGGGTGGACGGGGCCGGCCGACGCCCTCTTCACGGCCACCAGCGCCGTGTGCGTCACGGGGCTGCTGGTCAAGAGCACGCCGGAGCACTGGTCGCTGTTCGGGCAACTGGCCATCCTGGCCATGATCCAGGTCGGCGGGCTGGGCATCATGACCATGGGGGCTGTCCTCTACCGCACGTTCCAGCGCCGGGTCTCGATGCGAGTGGAGGTCGTGCTGGAGGATATCGTCGAGACGGGCGGCGCGGACAGCATCTGGGAACTCCTCCGGTTCATGTGCCTGCTGACCGCCGTGGTGGAACTCCTGGGGGCGGTTGTCCTCTACGTCTCCTGGCGGAACGCGTTCCACGGCAGCGCGCTGTGCGTCTACCACAGCGTGTTCCACTCGATCTCGGCGTTCTGCAACGCGGGCTTCAGCCTGAACGACGACAGCCTGGTGCGTTTCGGGGATTCAACCGGCGTGAACCTGACCGTCTGCGGCCTCATCGTCGTCGGCGGGCTGGGCTTTCCGGTCGTGCGCGACCTTCTGCGCGCGGCACGCTGGCGGCTGTTCTCCCGGCGGGGGCGGCGCGTGCACCTGAGCACGCATTCGAAGCTGGCCCTCACGATGACGGGCATCCTGCTGGTCACCGGGTTCGTCGCCGTGTTCCTGCTCGAATTCGGCGGGACGATGGCGGGGGTCTCCGTCAAGTCGCGGATCCTGATGTCGGGGTTCCAGTCCGTGACGGCGCGCACGGCGGGCTTCAACACCGTGGACATCACCCGGCTGGCGCCGGCCATGGCGTTCGTCCTCATGGCGCTGATGTACATCGGCGGCAGCCCCAGCGGGACGGCGGGCGGCATCAAGACGACGACCCTCGGGGTGATGATCGCCAGCATCGTCGCGACGCTGCGGGGCCGTTCGACGGCCGAGGTGTTCCACCACTCCGTGCCGGCCGAGGTGGTGCATCGCGTCGCCAGCATCATCCTGCTCTCGATGGCCCTGGTGTCCGGCAGCATCTTCCTTCTGCTGATCACCGAGGATGCGTCCTTCCTGGAGGTGGCGTTCGATTCCGTCAGCGCGTTCGGCACGGTGGGGCTCAGCGCCGGTCTGACGGGGCCGGATGCGCACATCACGACGGGGGGGAAGCTCATCATCACGCTGCTCATGTTCGCCGGCCGGCTGGGGCCGATCACCCTGGTCCTGAGCATGGCGCAGCGGAAGGACCGGGCCACCTACCGGTACCCGGAGGGGCAGATCCTGGTGGGGTGA